A single Candidatus Poribacteria bacterium DNA region contains:
- a CDS encoding DEAD/DEAH box helicase, with protein sequence MQQASLTHAEEIAKGLYPHQIEGIAFLLGRRRALLADDMGLGKTRQSIIAMVEAEGAGPYLVICPASIKRNWAREIEIVFPDAEPAIVGPAPLPPPDHCGWIIVNYEILGKNLDKLLEFDWKGVVFDEAHYLKNYQSQRSQNASKLVKEIKRDLVVHALTGTPMTSRPRDLFPLLQILGHSLGKSFLSFAKRYCDAYQGDFGLVADGASNIEELTVQLHGVMLRRTKDEVLDLPPKMRTWMDIELHPYAIQHFNRLAQEFISKFDTPEAIDGIPESVGLSSEHHNELDDSIDTTDLGTGIGRLTQVRRAIAFVKCRHTIKFVENALEQGEKVIIFTSFLNTMQRFQRHFKDRAVYVSGEVPVHERQNRVDRFQNDDDTKLFIANMHIAGVGINLTAARQIVFNDLDWVPANHWQAEDRAYRIGQTGTVNVTYMIATGTVDSFVKTVLETKAALMDSIVEGSILIPDGAAALQLDVLSELKRMMNALSVQTSELKASELHDVLQKAGETYLEENASHLRKATRAQLRPYSEEAIRTLAQVLAGPERSVYHAESSSQAGKFYTLEVVGVDVTCDCPGFTHRGSCRHVRPLKSALVAGKPLPKGYKQISSN encoded by the coding sequence ATGCAGCAAGCCAGCCTCACGCATGCTGAAGAAATTGCTAAAGGGTTGTACCCACATCAAATAGAAGGGATCGCTTTTCTGCTCGGTCGCCGTCGTGCGCTCCTTGCCGATGACATGGGATTAGGTAAAACGCGCCAGTCGATCATAGCGATGGTTGAAGCAGAAGGAGCCGGTCCTTACCTTGTGATTTGTCCTGCTTCTATCAAACGCAACTGGGCCCGTGAAATCGAAATCGTTTTCCCCGATGCCGAACCTGCCATCGTCGGGCCTGCCCCGCTCCCGCCTCCAGATCATTGTGGTTGGATTATTGTCAACTATGAAATCCTCGGTAAGAACCTTGACAAACTCCTTGAGTTTGACTGGAAAGGCGTTGTTTTTGACGAAGCACATTACCTAAAAAATTATCAGAGTCAGCGGAGTCAAAACGCATCGAAACTGGTTAAGGAGATCAAACGTGACCTTGTCGTCCATGCATTAACCGGTACGCCAATGACAAGCCGTCCGCGCGACCTTTTTCCGCTGTTGCAGATTCTGGGTCATTCTCTTGGCAAGAGTTTCCTGAGTTTTGCGAAACGTTATTGCGATGCGTATCAAGGTGATTTCGGGTTGGTGGCAGATGGTGCAAGCAACATCGAGGAATTGACTGTGCAACTACACGGTGTCATGCTGCGCCGCACAAAAGATGAGGTGTTAGACCTACCACCTAAAATGCGAACATGGATGGATATTGAGCTGCATCCTTACGCCATCCAGCACTTTAATCGACTGGCACAAGAATTCATATCAAAATTTGACACACCTGAAGCCATTGATGGCATACCAGAATCCGTTGGCTTATCATCAGAACATCACAATGAATTAGATGATTCAATAGATACTACGGATTTAGGAACTGGCATAGGTAGGCTAACCCAAGTGCGCCGCGCAATTGCCTTTGTCAAATGCCGTCACACCATTAAATTCGTGGAAAATGCGCTGGAACAGGGTGAAAAGGTCATTATTTTTACATCCTTCCTCAATACGATGCAGCGTTTCCAAAGGCACTTCAAGGACCGAGCGGTTTATGTTTCCGGTGAAGTGCCTGTCCATGAGAGACAAAACAGGGTTGACCGCTTTCAAAACGACGACGATACCAAACTTTTCATAGCCAACATGCACATAGCAGGCGTTGGTATAAATCTCACAGCGGCGCGCCAGATCGTTTTTAATGACTTAGATTGGGTGCCTGCTAACCACTGGCAGGCAGAAGATCGCGCTTATCGCATCGGTCAGACAGGTACCGTCAATGTCACCTATATGATTGCGACTGGTACTGTTGATTCATTCGTCAAGACGGTATTAGAAACAAAAGCAGCATTGATGGATTCCATTGTTGAGGGATCCATTTTGATACCAGATGGAGCGGCTGCCCTCCAGTTAGATGTCCTTAGCGAACTCAAGCGAATGATGAATGCGTTGTCTGTTCAAACCAGTGAACTTAAAGCATCTGAACTGCATGATGTGCTTCAGAAAGCGGGGGAGACATACCTTGAAGAAAATGCCTCACATCTCCGTAAAGCAACGCGTGCGCAGCTACGTCCGTATTCCGAAGAAGCCATCCGTACCTTAGCACAAGTCCTTGCTGGTCCTGAGCGGAGCGTCTATCACGCTGAGAGTTCGTCGCAGGCAGGCAAATTCTACACGCTGGAGGTTGTCGGTGTAGATGTAACATGCGACTGCCCCGGTTTCACACATCGCGGCAGTTGCCGACATGTCCGCCCGCTGAAATCTGCGCTCGTCGCTGGAAAACCGTTACCAAAAGGTTACAAGCAAATCAGTTCAAATTAG
- a CDS encoding VWA domain-containing protein: MKSKSSKAFLVSVLLHLGAGVLGLFYWFSTAPMRETSSINALFVREEKPKVRRVTPPKRAQIVQNKTRDVSQQRLKILTSNAPVSSRGVVSAADPAPFQQFDSNDLSEPIGPTATSVEFDNVPRVQKVIERPFVKEKKVETRYKSRLVKFIEAQEGPQRIVYCVDLSTSMQNLPPHKLKKIIDLMRDSLTFLEPHDSFNIVAFSTELVVYRENFVAVTDEIVAASSNYLANIQPQTHTKGTDHDMLTALTEIAKTGPTLVVLFSDGIPTTIEGPDLTLVGQYATGNGRIFAMGIGMAPNFPGAVMLKRLATVSEGDLWLVDRQGR; encoded by the coding sequence ATGAAATCGAAATCCAGTAAAGCGTTTCTTGTTTCAGTTCTATTGCATCTCGGTGCTGGCGTGCTTGGACTCTTCTATTGGTTTAGTACGGCTCCGATGCGAGAAACGTCGAGTATTAATGCCTTGTTTGTTCGGGAAGAGAAACCGAAAGTCAGACGTGTAACACCGCCGAAACGTGCGCAAATTGTGCAAAACAAGACACGCGATGTTAGCCAGCAGCGTCTGAAAATCCTCACGAGCAATGCGCCTGTTAGTAGTCGTGGGGTGGTTTCCGCAGCGGACCCCGCGCCCTTCCAGCAGTTCGATAGTAACGACCTGAGTGAACCCATTGGACCCACTGCAACATCTGTTGAATTTGACAATGTGCCTCGTGTGCAAAAGGTCATCGAACGTCCGTTTGTAAAAGAAAAAAAAGTCGAAACTCGATATAAAAGCAGATTAGTGAAGTTCATTGAAGCGCAAGAGGGCCCCCAGCGGATTGTCTACTGCGTAGATTTGTCGACCAGTATGCAAAACCTTCCGCCGCACAAACTCAAGAAGATTATAGACCTCATGCGGGATTCGCTGACTTTCCTTGAGCCACATGATAGTTTCAATATTGTTGCGTTTAGCACGGAATTAGTGGTTTACCGCGAAAACTTTGTCGCAGTAACCGACGAAATAGTTGCCGCGTCGTCAAACTATCTCGCCAACATCCAACCCCAAACCCATACCAAAGGTACCGATCACGATATGTTAACGGCATTGACAGAAATCGCTAAGACGGGTCCCACGCTTGTTGTTCTCTTCAGCGACGGCATTCCTACGACAATTGAGGGACCGGATCTGACGCTTGTAGGTCAATACGCTACAGGCAATGGACGCATTTTTGCGATGGGTATCGGGATGGCACCCAATTTTCCTGGGGCAGTCATGTTGAAACGGCTTGCGACCGTCAGTGAAGGGGATCTCTGGCTCGTTGACAGGCAGGGCAGATAA